A stretch of Tripterygium wilfordii isolate XIE 37 chromosome 11, ASM1340144v1, whole genome shotgun sequence DNA encodes these proteins:
- the LOC120009796 gene encoding glycerol-3-phosphate dehydrogenase [NAD(+)]-like yields MGEGVSKRVWSFRPNALSILHISSSFLFSHLHLLFLWSSHCYYNPSLSFTPFILFHSMASSTTAIDAPPQPINQNNAGAVSHKSRVTVVGSGNWGSVAAKLIASNTLKLCSFHDEVRMWVFEEKLPSGEKLTDVINRTNENVKYLPGIKLGKNVIADPDLENAVKDANMLVFVTPHQFMEGICKGLVGKLQANVEGISLIKGMEVKKEGPRMISALISKQLGINCCVLMGANIANEIAQEKFSEATVGYRQNRETAEKWVQLFRTPYFMVTAVQDVEGVELCGTLKNVVAIAAGFVDGLDMGNNTKAAVMRIGLREMRVFSKLLFPSVKDNTFFESCGVADLITTCLGGRNRKVAEAFAKSGGKRSLDKLEAQMLQGQKLQGVSTAKEVYEVLTHRGWLELFPFFATVNEICIGRLPPSAIVEYSDRTHKVSML; encoded by the exons ATGGGAGAGGGAGTTTCGAAACGTGTCTGGTCTTTCCGCCCAAATGCGCTTTCTATTCTCCATATATCATCCTCCTTCCTTTTCtcccatctccatctcctaTTCCTCTGGTCCTCCCATTGTTATTACAACCCATCTCTCTCCTTTACTCCTTTTATTCTCTTCCATTCCATGGCTTCTTCTACTACAGCCATTGATGCTCCACCACAACCCATAAACCAAAACAATGCTGGTGCCGTTTCACACAAATCAAGAGTCACTGTGGTGGGAAGTGGCAATTGGGGCAGTGTTGCTGCCAAGCTCATTGCCTCCAACACCTTGAAGCTTTGTTCATTTCATG ATGAAGTGAGAATGTGGGTCTTTGAGGAAAAATTACCTAGTGGTGAGAAGCTAACTGATGTCATCAACAGAACTAAT GAAAATGTGAAATATCTTCCTGGAATAAAGCTTGGCAAAAATGTCATAGCAGATCCTGATCTTGAAAATGCAG TAAAAGATGCAAACATGTTAGTATTTGTGACCCCCCATCAGTTCATGGAGGGCATATGCAAGGGGCTTGTTGGCAAGCTGCAGGCCAATGTGGAGGGTATCTCCCTCATTAAAGGGATGGAGGTCAAGAAGGAAGGTCCGCGTATGATCTCAGCTCTTATCTCCAAGCAGCTTGGAATTAATTGCTGTGTTCTAATGGGTGCAAACATTGCGAATGAG ATTGCGCAAGAAAAGTTTAGTGAGGCTACAGTTGGATACAGACAGAACAGAGAAACTGCAGAGAAATGGGTTCAATTGTTTCGCACTCCTTATTTCATGGTCACAGCT GTCCAAGATGTGGAAGGCGTTGAACTATGCGGTACCTTAAAGAATGTCGTTGCTATAGCAGCAG GTTTTGTGGACGGCCTGGACATGGGAAATAACACAAAA GCTGCAGTAATGAGAATTGGTCTGAGAGAAATGAGAGTCTTTTCCAAGCTGTTGTTTCCATCTGTTAAGGATAACACCTTCTTCGAGAGCTGTGGCGTTGCTGATCTCATCACAACATGCT TGGGAGGAAGAAACAGGAAAGTTGCAGAGGCCTTTGCCAAGAGTGGGGGGAAAAG ATCTTTGGACAAGCTAGAGGCACAGATGTTGCAGGGCCAAAAGTTACAG GGTGTCTCAACGGCAAAAGAAGTGTATGAAGTCTTGACACATCGTGGATGGCTAGAGTTGTTTCCATTTTTTGCAACGGTGAATGAGATTTGCATTGGTCGTCTTCCACCATCTGCGATAGTTGAATACAGTGATCGCACACACAAAGTCTCCATGCTATAG
- the LOC120009765 gene encoding zinc finger BED domain-containing protein RICESLEEPER 3-like → MEKESPTVGSTPTTQSAPTVGESASAPPIQTSPNVGAENEVISNSNRASVEENIEVNSRNNRRHKSPAWDHFEEKYVGGKRKAMCPDCKKVLGGESKNGTKHLLDHMKSCLYKKQKTINQSILNPTKSNDGSMKLGTYTFDQNQAREELAKMISLHDYPLSMVQHVGFKRYSHALQPLFRVVSRNTVKSDIIWIFEYERDKTMKLMESNGSRIALTTDMWTSSNQRRGFMAITSHFIDDSWKLQSRLVR, encoded by the coding sequence ATGGAGAAGGAGAGTCCAACAGTGGGGTCTACTCCAACAACCCAAAGTGCTCCAACAGTAGGTGAAAGTGCAAGTGCTCCTCCTATCCAAACAAGTCCCAATGTAGGAGCTGAAAATGAGGTAATATCGAACTCAAACCGTGCTTCTGTTGAGGAAAATATTGAGGTAAATTCCAGAAACAATAGGAGACATAAATCACCTGCTTGGGATCATTTTGAAGAGAAGTATGTTGGTGGAAAACGGAAAGCAATGTGTCCCGATTGTAAGAAGGTCTTAGGGGGAGAAAGTAAGAATGGGACTAAGCATTTGCTTGACCATATGAAGTCATGTTTGTATAAGAAACAAAAGACCATAAACCAATCTATATTGAATCCTACAAAATCTAATGATGGGTCGATGAAGCTTGGTACTTACACTTTCGACCAAAATCAAGCGAGGGAAGAGCTTGCAAAAATGATTTCTTTGCATGACTACCCACTATCTATGGTTCAACATGTGGGCTTTAAAAGGTACTCTCATGCTTTACAACCATTATTTAGAGTGGTTTCACGAAATACAGTCAAGAGTGATATCATTTGGATTTTTGAGTATGAAAGGGATAAGACAATGAAATTAATGGAATCAAATGGAAGCCGAATTGCATTGACAACCGATATGTGGACATCAAGTAATCAAAGAAGAGGATTCATGGCCATCACTTCACACTTCATTGATGATTCATGGAAATTGCAAAGTCGTCTTGTGAGGTAA